A window of the Myxococcus virescens genome harbors these coding sequences:
- a CDS encoding double-CXXCG motif protein — protein sequence MTRFFWLGEDAAAASNQGGYIDAWHKWSLPGVHCPTCSATWSDVGHAYPCVDMSHLPERALFERARPEPFSEFARLRELVRPLAPPHATLPPGTGFGPLTGKATGRFGPVAWVEQLLLLVHPDVLSRLQAEGVEGLVSCRTELTFRRKTPPTFLELQIEPRGRLHPDCVPPEVPPPCGTCGRHGFTRPEAPILDAASLPSGVDLFRIGNFATMVIGTERFMEAAQRQKLDGITFKELPARR from the coding sequence ATGACACGGTTCTTCTGGCTAGGTGAGGATGCGGCGGCCGCGTCGAACCAGGGCGGCTATATTGATGCGTGGCACAAGTGGAGCCTCCCAGGAGTGCACTGCCCCACGTGCAGCGCCACCTGGAGTGACGTCGGGCACGCGTACCCCTGCGTTGACATGTCGCACCTCCCAGAGCGAGCGCTGTTCGAGCGGGCCCGCCCCGAGCCCTTCTCCGAATTCGCCCGCCTCCGAGAGCTGGTGCGCCCTCTGGCACCTCCGCATGCCACCCTGCCCCCTGGGACAGGCTTCGGCCCATTGACAGGCAAGGCCACGGGCCGTTTCGGCCCCGTCGCCTGGGTCGAGCAACTACTGCTGCTGGTCCACCCCGACGTGCTGTCGCGCCTTCAGGCGGAAGGGGTGGAAGGTCTGGTGAGCTGCCGGACAGAGCTGACGTTCCGCCGGAAGACTCCACCCACGTTCCTGGAGCTCCAGATAGAACCGCGTGGCCGCCTGCATCCCGACTGCGTTCCCCCCGAGGTACCACCTCCGTGCGGGACGTGTGGTCGGCATGGATTCACACGCCCGGAAGCGCCCATTCTGGATGCCGCGTCGCTCCCCTCGGGAGTCGACCTGTTCCGTATCGGCAACTTCGCGACCATGGTCATTGGCACCGAACGGTTCATGGAGGCTGCGCAGCGGCAGAAGCTCGACGGCATCACCTTCAAAGAACTACCAGCCCGAAGGTAA
- a CDS encoding TIGR02269 family lipoprotein: MRRPHALWLLLAVSLMGCSTVAHDERRRGPGKGPEECRPPDDAPCVVVQCTPDVCGLYFCEDVAPEVQQVRFPPARPPVAAAPGSGPRRNWGRDTKRSNGTAPVMVFPNWNGVRERAIPPSHQLPAGRFEKHHIFPQAELLARWFERQGVKIHNYTLPIPRDLHRKIHGGDGRGGAWNQAWRDFMLTHPRATPEEIYRHAGELIFRFQLLGGPIQSYYSQPGT; the protein is encoded by the coding sequence GTGCGACGCCCCCATGCGCTCTGGCTCCTGCTGGCCGTGTCCCTGATGGGCTGTTCGACCGTTGCGCATGACGAACGCCGGAGAGGACCGGGCAAAGGCCCGGAGGAGTGTCGCCCCCCCGACGACGCTCCATGTGTCGTGGTCCAGTGCACCCCCGACGTGTGCGGGCTCTACTTCTGTGAAGACGTTGCTCCTGAAGTCCAGCAGGTGCGCTTCCCTCCCGCACGCCCTCCAGTTGCCGCCGCGCCAGGCAGCGGCCCCCGCCGGAACTGGGGACGCGATACGAAGCGCTCGAACGGCACGGCGCCCGTCATGGTCTTTCCGAACTGGAATGGGGTTCGTGAGCGCGCCATCCCGCCCTCACACCAACTTCCAGCCGGCCGCTTCGAGAAGCACCACATCTTCCCGCAGGCGGAGCTCCTCGCGCGGTGGTTCGAGCGGCAAGGCGTCAAGATTCACAACTACACCCTTCCAATCCCTCGCGACCTCCATCGGAAGATACACGGCGGCGATGGCAGGGGTGGCGCCTGGAATCAGGCATGGCGCGACTTCATGCTGACCCATCCCCGGGCGACACCTGAGGAAATCTATCGGCACGCAGGGGAACTCATCTTTCGCTTCCAGCTTCTGGGCGGTCCCATCCAGTCGTACTACTCCCAGCCTGGAACATGA